AGCCGCCAGATTCGCGAACTGGAAGGTGTACCCGTCCTTCTCCGTCCGCTGCGGTTCGACTCGTTGGGAGTGGAACAGCAGCGCGTCGGCCAACTCGCCCAGGATGAGCTTCGGGCCGAACTTCGGCACCGGCAGGAACGTCGGTCGGCCGAGTACGTCGCCGAGGACCTCGGTGAACTCGGCATTGGTCGTCGGGTTGGGCGCCGTGAGGTTGTACGCGCCGTCGGCGTCCTCGTTCTCGAGCATCCAGCGGATCGCTCCCGACACGTCGTCGATCGTGATCCATGACCACCACTGCTCGCCGGAGCCGAACTTCCCCCCGACCCCCAGCTTGAACAAGGGGAGCATCTTCTGCAGGGCGCCACCGTCCGGATCCAGCACGATCCCAGTGCGCGGGTGGCACACCCGGATCCCGGCCTCACGCGCCGGGTCTGCGGCCGCCTCCCACGCCACGACCACATCGGCCAGGAAGTCGTCCCCAGGTGGCGAGGACTCGGTCAGCACCGTGTCGCCGGCATCGCCGTAGTAGCCGATCGCGCTGGCGCTGACCAGCACCTTCGGGCCACCATCAGCAGCCGCCATCGCCGTGGTCAGCGTGGTCGTTCCGTTGACGCGGCTCTCACGAATCCGTCGCTTCCGGGCGTCGGTCCACCGGCCCGCACCGATTGGCTCACCGGCCAGGTGGACGACGGCGTCCACACCCCGGAGCGCGGCAGGGTCCAGTGGCCCCGTCGTACTCCAGACGATGTCAGAGCCCGTCGGGTTGCTCCGGACCATGCGGATGGGCTGGTGCCCGTCCGAGAGAAGGTCCGCCACGAGGCGCTCTCCGATGAGGCCGGTGGATCCGGTGATGGCGATCTTCATGCTGCGCTGCTTTCGTGGTGGGCTGGGCGAGCGGCCGAGCAGGGTTCAGCGCCGATGGAGGCTGCCCAGACCGGCGTCGACGGCCAGGACCTGGCCGGTCACCACCCGCTGGACCGGGTCGAGCAGCCAGGCGATGGCGCTCGCCACCTCCTCGGGCTGGGCGATCGTCCCCATGGGGTGGAGGTTCTCGCTGGCCTTGCGGGCGGTGTCGGTGGCCAGCAGCTTGCTGGTCAAGGCCGTCTCGGTCATGCCGGGAGCGACCGCGTTGACGCGGATCCCCTTGTCGGCGTAGGAGGATGCCGAGGCACGTGCCAGCGCTTCGACCCCACCTTTGGCGGCGGCGATCGCGTCGTGGTGCCGCATCCCGGTCCGGGCCACAGCGGACGACATGAGGACGATCGACCCACCGCTCCGTGCCGTGACCAACGACCCGGCGGCCGCGCGGACGACGTTGAAGGCCGTCAGCAGACTCGCGTTGATGGTGTCGCTGAACTCCTCCGGTGAGGTTCGGTGGGCCGGCTTGAGCAGCAACGAGCCGGCCAGGTTCACCGCCCCGGTTATCTCCCCGGCCTCCTCGAACAGTGCGTCGACCGCTTCCGGGTCCGTGGCGTCGCAGACAACAGACGTGGCACCCACCTCGCTGGCCAACTCATCAAGTGGCTCCTTGGTTCGTCCGGCCAGGGTGAGTGTGGCTCCGGACTTGGCGAGACGGCGGACCAGTTCCGACCCGATGCCACCTGCTGCTCCGACGATGACGACTGACTGTTGTTCGCTCATGGGGGAGGGGTACCCCGCCCGAGGTCTCGGTATCCACGCCTCGATGAGGGCGGGCCCCGTAGCACCGCTCGGACGGCGCGCCTAAGCTACGTGGGCCACGCGCCCCTGTAGTCCAACTGGCAGAGACACACGACTCAAACTCGTGCAAGTGTGGGTTCGAATCCCACCGGGGGTACCCACAACACGGAAGGCCTTCCTGCGAATGACCGACGTCGCTGACGCACCGATCCGGGTCCTGATCGCCGAGGACGAGGCACTGATCCGCCTCGACCTCAAGGAGATGCTGGTCGAGGAGGGCTTCGAGGTCGTTGCCGAGGTCAGTGACGGCGCCACGGCCGTCCGGATGGCGCGGGAGTTGCAGCCGGACCTGTGCATCCTCGACGTCAAGATGCCGGTCATGGACGGCATCCAGGCCGCAGACCAGATCACGGGTGAGCGGCTCTCGGCCGTGCTCATCCTGACAGCCTTCAGCCAGCGCGATCTGATCGAGCAGGCACGTCGCGCAGGGGCCATGGCGTACCTGGTCAAGCCCTTCCAGAAGCACGACCTGCTGCCTGCGATCGAGATCGCCGCAGGCCGGTTCAAGGACCTGAAGGGGCTCGAGGCGGAGGTCGGGACCTTGACCGACCGGCTCGAGGCCCGCAAGGTTGTGGAGAAGGCCAAGGGTGTCCTCATGGAGACGGAGGGCATGACCGAAGCCGCTGCATTCCGCCACCTACAGAAGGCCGCCATGGAGCAGCGGCTGACCATGAAGATCATCGCGGAACAGGTCATCAACGACCACGCTGACGCCGCAGGCTGACGCCCTACGACTGTCGTAGGAGGTTTCTGGGAAGTCTCCGCATCGGGCCGATAGCATTCGCCATCAAATTCCATGTGAAGGGACACGCAATGAAGATCGAACGTTTCCGCTGGCTCATCGCCCTGATGACGCTGCTCGCTCTGACGGCCGCCGCCTGTGCGTCGGACGATGACGGAGATGCCGAGGTGGAGGAGTCGGCCGACGAGGCCAGCGCGGCAGTCGACGACGTCGAGGCATCGGCCGACGAGGCCATGGAGGACGCCGAGGAGGCCGCCTCCTCGGGTGACCTCGGGCTCCTCGAGGAGGGTCAGCTCCTCGTGGGCTCCGACATCGCCTTCGAGCCGTTCGAGAGCATCGTGGATGGCGAGCCAGTTGGGTTCGACATCGACTTGATGGACGAAATCGCTTCTCGGATCGGTGTCGAGGTGGAGTACCAGAACACACCGTTCGACACCATCTTCACGCAGCTGGCTGGTGGTTCCTTCGACGCCATCATCTCAGCCATCACCATCACCGACGAACGCGACGAGACCATCGACTTCTCCGACCCCTACTTCGCCGCCAACCAGGGTCTGGCGACGCTCGAGGGCTCTGAGATCACGGGCGTCGGCGACCTCACCGCCGACACGACGATCGCGGTCCAGTCCGGGACGACGGGTGCTGACTACGCACTTGAGAACTTCGCGGACAGCTCCATCCAGGAGTTCCCGACCTCCGTCGACGCGTTTGCCGCGTTGGCCAGCGAGTCGGTGGATGCGGTCTTCATCGACCTCCCCGTCGTCGGCGGTCAGGTCGAGGCTGGGACGGCCGTGCTTGCCGAGGAGGTCAACACCGACGAGCTGTATGGCATCGGGGTCGGTGAGGGCAACACCGGTCTGGCCACCGCCATCAACGAGGCCCTGGCCGGCATCATCGAAGACGGAACCTACGCCGAGATCTACGGCACCTGGTTCGAGGGCGACGTCCCGGAGCAGTTCGCCAGCTAGGGAATCGCCAGCTAGGCAAGAGCCTGCGCCCCACCCGTGACCGGGTGGGGCGTCGCTGTTTTCGCGGCTGTTGCGTCGGCAGGTGTCTCCGGAAACACATCTGTGCGAGAGTGCGCATCGGACCACGTCCCGAGGTGGTCCAGTGAGGATCGGATGACCATGACCGACACTGCGCAGCAACCACCAGCCATGCTGGATCGTCCCGACCGGGTGACGCCGAGCGGCGGGGACACGGCGCCGAAGATCGCCCTTGCACTGGGCGCCTTCACGCTGATCGCCGCACCGGTCGTCATCTTCGTCGTCAACGTCGGCATCGCTGGCGCCCTGGTGCCCATCGCGGGAGTTGCAGCCTGGTGGGTCGCCACGCAGTACGGCCGTCGGATCGACTACAGCCCGCCTGGGGACGGCACCATGCGCCAAGCCACGATGGGCAAGCAGGCGGGCCTGGCTGGACTTGCCATCTTCGTCGTGGGCGGGCTGATCTCGTGGTCGCTCAGCAGTTCCGAGCAACTGTCCACGCTCCAGACGCTCTTCTTCGACCTCGGCTTCATGGCAGACGCGCTGCCGACCATGTTCTTCGAGGGGCTCAAGGTGACGATGATCGCGTGGATCATCGCCACGGTGATGGGTCAGATCCTCGGGACGATCCTCGCTCTGATGCGCATCTCGCGGGTGTGGCTGATCAGGAACTTCGCCGTTCTGTACATCGACATCTTCCGCGGGTTGCCGGCAATCCTGACCATCGTCCTCATCGGATTTGCACTGCCCTTGGCGGGTATCCGTCCGGTCGGGAACAACCCCATCTTCAAGGCTGCGTTCGCCCTCGGGCTTGTCGCGACGGCCTACGTCGGGGAGATCGTCCGATCAGGCATCCAGTCGATCGATGAGGGACAGATGGAGGCGGCGAGGTCGCTCGGCATGCCACATCGGGAGGCCATGCGGTTGGTGATCGTGCCGCAGGGGCTCCGGCGGGTGGTCCCGCCGTTGACCAACGAGTACATCGCGCTGCTGAAGGACACGTCACTGATCTTCGTGGTTGGGCTCGCAGCCAACGCAACGAGCTTCTTCGAGGGCCGCGACCTGTACCGCGTGGGCACCAACTTGGCCCAGCAGAACGGCAACTACTCAGCTGTGGTGCTGGCTGGGATCTTCTATCTGCTGCTCACGGTTCCGCTCACAAGACTGACCAACTACCTCGACGACCGATTGCGGGAAGGACGAAAAGCCGAGGCCCGCCAGAAGGGCGGCGAAGACGACGACCCGCTGGAACCTGGGCTGGGCATGACCAATGCTGGGGGAGTCTAAGGTGAGCACCCCACGAGTGGAACTGCGCAACCTCCAGAAGTCCTTCGGGTCCCTCAAGGTTCTGACCGGTATCGATCTCGAGATCCCGGCCGGTGAGGTGGTCGTCGTGGTCGGGCCGTCCGGCTCCGGGAAGTCGACCATGCTCCGGTGTGTCAACCTCCTCGAGGAGCCGACTGGGGGTCAGGTGCTGCTCGACGGCATCGACATCACCGAGGACGGCGTCAACGTCGACCGCATGCGCCAGCGCTGCGGCATGGTCTTCCAGCACTTCAACCTCTTCCCGCACATGACCGTCCTCGGCAACGTCACGGTCGCGCTTCGCAAGGTCAAGGACATGTCGAAGTCGGAGGCCAACGAGATCGGGATGGCCCGGCTCTCCGAGGTGGGTCTGGCCGAGAAGGCCGACGTCCGCCCCGCGCAGCTCTCCGGCGGGCAGAAGCAGCGCGTCGCGATGGCCCGCGCGCTGGCCATGGAGCCCGAGGTGATGCTCTTCGACGAGGTCACCTCCGCGCTCGACCCCGAACTGGTCAAGGGCGTCCTGGACGTCATGACCGATCTGGCCAGCCAGGGCATGACCATGATGGTCGTCACGCACGAGATGGGCTTTGCCCGCGAGGTCGCCGACCGCGTGATCTTCATGGACGGCGGCGTGATCGTCGAGGATGGCCCGCCCCTCGAGATCATGGAGAACCCGCAGAGCGATCGCCTCAAGGAGTTCCTCAGCCAGGTCCTGTGAGTTACACGCACGACACCACGTGTCCTTCCATCGGGAGTATGCTGCCGACCACTCGCCACGCGTGACCTCGCGTGATGAGACCCAACACAAGGTGAGTTACGTGGTTGCTGTGGAGTGGAAGCGAGCGGTTGCGCTCATCGCGACCGTCCTGGTCGCGGTCGGCATCGCCTGGGCGCCCTCGGCGTTGGCCCAGGACGAGGAACCGGCCGAGCAGGCGCTGGCCCGTGTGTTCAGTGGCGCCGGCCAGGACCAGGAGCGGATACCAAACGTCGGCATCACGGTCATCGATGCGGAGGGAGCGGAGATCGGTTCAGCCCTCACCGATGACAACGGTGAGGCCCTGATCGACCTCCCCGGCCCCGGTGAGTACACCATCCAGATGGACGCCACCACCCTGCCCGAGGGCCTGACGCCCCGGAACGAGACCACCGAGCGGACCCAGACCGTCCAGCCCGGTCGGCAGGCCAACGCGCTGTTCCCGCTGGACGGCGAAGGCACGGGTGGGGCGGGCGGCGGTGCGTTCGCGAACAAGCTGAGCCGCGTCCCCCAGCTCTTCGTCGACGGCATCAAGCTGGGGTTCATCATCGCCATCAGCGCGATCGGCCTGTCGCTGATCTTCGGGGTCACCGGACTGGTGAACTTCGCCCACGGCGAGCTCGTCACCCTCGGGGCCGTCGTGGCCTTCTTCATCAACGCCTCGCCGGCGGGGCCCGGCGTCCACCTCGTCTTCGCCGGCGTGGTCGCCATCATCATCGGCGGCATCTTCGGCGGCGGCCTGGAGTCCGCCGTCTGGGCGCCACTGCGCAGTCGTGGGGTCGGGCTCATCGCGATGCTCGTGATCTCGATCGGGCTGTCGTTCATCATCCGCAACGTCATCCTCATCGCCTACGGCGGCGACACCCGGCCGTTCACCAACTACAACATCCAGGAGCAGATCAGCCTCTTCGGCATCCGCATCGTCCCCCGTGACCTCGGAATCATCGTGATCAGCACGGTCGTGCTCGTCGGCATCGGGCTGATGCTCCAACGCACGAAGATCGGCAAGGCCATGCGGGCCGTGTCGGACAACCGGGACCTGGCTGAGTCCTCGGGTATCAACGTCAACCGGGTCATCCAGTTCGTGTGGGTCCTCGGCGGTGGCCTCTCGGCGCTCGGCGGCGTGCTGCTCGGCTCGACGGAGCAGGTGAACGTCAACATGGGCTTCAATCTGCTCCTGCTGATGTTCGCCGGGGTGATCCTGGGCGGCATCGGCACGGCGTACGGCGCGATGCTCGGCTCCCTCGTCGTGGGGGTCATCAGCCAGGTGTCCACCGCCTTCTTCAGCGTCCAGCTGAAGTTCGTGTGGGCCCTCCTCATCCTGATCCTGGTCCTGCTGGTCAAACCCCAGGGGATCCTGGGACGAGCTGAACGTTTCGGATAGGGCGGCGCACGCATGGAACTGACCAACGTCCTGTACGACGGCCTGCGGGCCGGCCTCGGTGTCGAAGCCGTCGTCTTCGCGCTGGCCGCCATCGGCCTCAACATCCACTTCGGCTACACCGGCCTGCTCAACTTCGGGCAGGTCGGGTTCATGCTCGTCGGTGCCTACGGCGTGGCGATCATGGCCCGGGCCTGCCCCGACGAAGCCGCCACCCAGACGGCGGCCGACCAGATCGGCCCCTGTGGCCAGCCGCTGATCTTCGGGGTCATCCTCGGCATCGTCCTGGCGGTGGTGCTCGCCCTGCTGCTCGGGGTCCCGACCCTCCGGTTGCGCAGCGACTACCTCGCGATCACGACCATCGCGGCCGCCGAGATCCTCCGATTCCTGTTCCGCTCCGACACCTTCCAGCCACTGACCAACTCGGTGTTCGGGATCCAGCAGTTCGCCGACGACTTCTTCGCCATCAACCCGATCCCGGCCGGACGGTACTTCGGGCAACTCAACTACTCCTCCCAGCAGCTGTGGACCATGACGGTCGGCTGGGGCCTGGTGCTGGTGCTGGTGGCCTGGACCTATCTGCTCATGCGCTCGCCCTGGGGGCGGGTGCTCAAGTCGATCCGCGAGGACGAGGACGCCGCCCGGGCGCTGGGCAAGAACGTCTTCAGCTACAAGATGCAGGCCCTGATCCTGGGCGGTGTCTTCGGCGCGTTCGGTGGGATGTTCCTGGCCATCGGAACCCAGGCCGTCGCACCCGACACCTACATCCCGGTCCGCACCTTCTTCGCCTACGTCATCATCATCCTGGGTGGCACCGGGACCATCTGGGGTCCGGTGGTCGGCAGCTTCCTGTTCCTGTTCATCACCTCGGGCCTCGAGACGCTGATCCGTGAGCTGATCACCGAGGGCATCATCCCGGACTCCGTGATCGCCCTGCCCGAGGTCGGACCCATCCGGTTCATCATGGTCGGCCTGATGCTGGCGCTGCTCATGGCGTTCAGACCCCAGGGGATCTTCGGCAACCGAGAGGAGATGCTGCTCGATGCCCGCTGAGACCGAGTCGGACGCGCCGGCGGAGGTGAACCCGCTCACGCGGGAGTCCCAGGCCGCCATGACCTCCGTCGCACCGGAGGCTGGCGTGGCCAAGCCGGACCCGGCCCTCATCGTGGACGGCGTCACGCGACGGTTCGGCGGTCTGACCGCCGTCGACGTCGACCATCTGGAGATCCAGCGGGGTCTGATCACCGCCCTGATCGGACCAAACGGAGCCGGCAAGACGACCTTCTTCAACCTGATGACCGGGTTCGACGAGCCCAGTGAGGGCAGCTGGTCCTTCGACGGCCACGACCTGGGGGGTGTGGCCGCCCACAAGGTCGCCAAGTACGGGATGGTCCGAACGTTTCAGCTGACCAAGTCCCTCAACCGCATGAGCGTGATCGAGAACATGCGGCTGGCCGGCACCGGTCAGACCGGCGAGCGGTTCCTGCCGGCGATCATGCCGTGGACCTGGGCGAAGCAGGAGGATGCGATCACGGAGCGGGCCGATGATCTGCTGGCCCGCTTCAAGCTCGACACCAAGCGGGAGGATCTGGCCGGAACGCTCTCCGGGGGCCAGCGCAAGCTGCTCGAGATGGCTCGCGCCCTCATGGTCGAACCGAGCCTGGTCTGCCTCGACGAGCCAATGGCCGGCGTCAACCCGGCGCTCGTCCAGTCCCTGCTCGGCCACGTCAAGAGCTTGCGGGATGAGCTCGGCATGACCGTGGTCTTCGTCGAGCACGACATGGATGTGGTCATGGACATCTCCGACTGGGTGGTCGTGATGGCTGAGGGGCGGGTGATCGCCGAGGGGCCCCCGGAGTCGATCGGGAAGAACGAGACGGTCATCCAGGCCTACCTGGGCGGGGCCGAGGGTCAGGGCGAGATCTCCCTGTCCGACATCGATGACGAGGACGACTCATGAGCGACCAGGACACCCGCCAGCACGCGCAGGTCCTGTCCGAGGCCGGCACCCCGCCGACGCCGGAGGAGTCCATACTGTTCGCCGAGGATCTCGTGGCCGGCTACCTGCCGGGCGTCGACATCCTGAACGGCTGCAACCTGCACGTCCGCAAGGGAGAACTGGTCGGCATCATCGGACCCAACGGTGCCGGCAAGTCGACCCTGATCAAGTCCATGTTCGGGTTGGTCGAGGTCCGGGACGGACGGGTGGTGCTCGCCGGCGAGGAGATCACCGGCATGAGCGCGCACGAACTGGTCGACCACGGTGTCGGGTACGTCCCCCAGACCAACAACGTCTTCCCGTCGTTGTCCATCGAGGAGAATCTCGAGATGGGCGTGTACCTCAAGCCCTCGCTGTTCAAGGAGCGGTTCGACTTCGTGGTTGGGCTGTTCCCGAAGCTCGGCACCCGGCGGAAGCAGCAGGCTGGGTCGTTGTCCGGCGGTGAGCGTCAGATGGTTGCGATGGGTCGGGCGCTGATGATGGATCCGGGTGTGCTCATGCTGGATGAACCCTCGGCCGGTCTGTCGCCGGCCAACCAGGGGGTCGTCTTCCACCGGGTGAAGCAGATCAACGACGCTGGCGTGACGATCGTGATGGTGGAGCAGAACGCCCAGCAGTGCCTGCGCATCTGCGACCGCGGGTACGTGCTCGACCAGGGGCGCGACGCGTACACGGGGAC
This Euzebya tangerina DNA region includes the following protein-coding sequences:
- a CDS encoding TIGR01777 family oxidoreductase, giving the protein MKIAITGSTGLIGERLVADLLSDGHQPIRMVRSNPTGSDIVWSTTGPLDPAALRGVDAVVHLAGEPIGAGRWTDARKRRIRESRVNGTTTLTTAMAAADGGPKVLVSASAIGYYGDAGDTVLTESSPPGDDFLADVVVAWEAAADPAREAGIRVCHPRTGIVLDPDGGALQKMLPLFKLGVGGKFGSGEQWWSWITIDDVSGAIRWMLENEDADGAYNLTAPNPTTNAEFTEVLGDVLGRPTFLPVPKFGPKLILGELADALLFHSQRVEPQRTEKDGYTFQFANLAAGLRQVLGK
- a CDS encoding SDR family NAD(P)-dependent oxidoreductase — encoded protein: MSEQQSVVIVGAAGGIGSELVRRLAKSGATLTLAGRTKEPLDELASEVGATSVVCDATDPEAVDALFEEAGEITGAVNLAGSLLLKPAHRTSPEEFSDTINASLLTAFNVVRAAAGSLVTARSGGSIVLMSSAVARTGMRHHDAIAAAKGGVEALARASASSYADKGIRVNAVAPGMTETALTSKLLATDTARKASENLHPMGTIAQPEEVASAIAWLLDPVQRVVTGQVLAVDAGLGSLHRR
- a CDS encoding ANTAR domain-containing response regulator codes for the protein MTDVADAPIRVLIAEDEALIRLDLKEMLVEEGFEVVAEVSDGATAVRMARELQPDLCILDVKMPVMDGIQAADQITGERLSAVLILTAFSQRDLIEQARRAGAMAYLVKPFQKHDLLPAIEIAAGRFKDLKGLEAEVGTLTDRLEARKVVEKAKGVLMETEGMTEAAAFRHLQKAAMEQRLTMKIIAEQVINDHADAAG
- a CDS encoding transporter substrate-binding domain-containing protein, which translates into the protein MKIERFRWLIALMTLLALTAAACASDDDGDAEVEESADEASAAVDDVEASADEAMEDAEEAASSGDLGLLEEGQLLVGSDIAFEPFESIVDGEPVGFDIDLMDEIASRIGVEVEYQNTPFDTIFTQLAGGSFDAIISAITITDERDETIDFSDPYFAANQGLATLEGSEITGVGDLTADTTIAVQSGTTGADYALENFADSSIQEFPTSVDAFAALASESVDAVFIDLPVVGGQVEAGTAVLAEEVNTDELYGIGVGEGNTGLATAINEALAGIIEDGTYAEIYGTWFEGDVPEQFAS
- a CDS encoding amino acid ABC transporter permease; the protein is MTDTAQQPPAMLDRPDRVTPSGGDTAPKIALALGAFTLIAAPVVIFVVNVGIAGALVPIAGVAAWWVATQYGRRIDYSPPGDGTMRQATMGKQAGLAGLAIFVVGGLISWSLSSSEQLSTLQTLFFDLGFMADALPTMFFEGLKVTMIAWIIATVMGQILGTILALMRISRVWLIRNFAVLYIDIFRGLPAILTIVLIGFALPLAGIRPVGNNPIFKAAFALGLVATAYVGEIVRSGIQSIDEGQMEAARSLGMPHREAMRLVIVPQGLRRVVPPLTNEYIALLKDTSLIFVVGLAANATSFFEGRDLYRVGTNLAQQNGNYSAVVLAGIFYLLLTVPLTRLTNYLDDRLREGRKAEARQKGGEDDDPLEPGLGMTNAGGV
- a CDS encoding amino acid ABC transporter ATP-binding protein, which encodes MLGESKVSTPRVELRNLQKSFGSLKVLTGIDLEIPAGEVVVVVGPSGSGKSTMLRCVNLLEEPTGGQVLLDGIDITEDGVNVDRMRQRCGMVFQHFNLFPHMTVLGNVTVALRKVKDMSKSEANEIGMARLSEVGLAEKADVRPAQLSGGQKQRVAMARALAMEPEVMLFDEVTSALDPELVKGVLDVMTDLASQGMTMMVVTHEMGFAREVADRVIFMDGGVIVEDGPPLEIMENPQSDRLKEFLSQVL
- a CDS encoding ABC transporter permease subunit, which translates into the protein MSYVVAVEWKRAVALIATVLVAVGIAWAPSALAQDEEPAEQALARVFSGAGQDQERIPNVGITVIDAEGAEIGSALTDDNGEALIDLPGPGEYTIQMDATTLPEGLTPRNETTERTQTVQPGRQANALFPLDGEGTGGAGGGAFANKLSRVPQLFVDGIKLGFIIAISAIGLSLIFGVTGLVNFAHGELVTLGAVVAFFINASPAGPGVHLVFAGVVAIIIGGIFGGGLESAVWAPLRSRGVGLIAMLVISIGLSFIIRNVILIAYGGDTRPFTNYNIQEQISLFGIRIVPRDLGIIVISTVVLVGIGLMLQRTKIGKAMRAVSDNRDLAESSGINVNRVIQFVWVLGGGLSALGGVLLGSTEQVNVNMGFNLLLLMFAGVILGGIGTAYGAMLGSLVVGVISQVSTAFFSVQLKFVWALLILILVLLVKPQGILGRAERFG
- a CDS encoding branched-chain amino acid ABC transporter permease — translated: MELTNVLYDGLRAGLGVEAVVFALAAIGLNIHFGYTGLLNFGQVGFMLVGAYGVAIMARACPDEAATQTAADQIGPCGQPLIFGVILGIVLAVVLALLLGVPTLRLRSDYLAITTIAAAEILRFLFRSDTFQPLTNSVFGIQQFADDFFAINPIPAGRYFGQLNYSSQQLWTMTVGWGLVLVLVAWTYLLMRSPWGRVLKSIREDEDAARALGKNVFSYKMQALILGGVFGAFGGMFLAIGTQAVAPDTYIPVRTFFAYVIIILGGTGTIWGPVVGSFLFLFITSGLETLIRELITEGIIPDSVIALPEVGPIRFIMVGLMLALLMAFRPQGIFGNREEMLLDAR
- a CDS encoding ABC transporter ATP-binding protein; this encodes MPAETESDAPAEVNPLTRESQAAMTSVAPEAGVAKPDPALIVDGVTRRFGGLTAVDVDHLEIQRGLITALIGPNGAGKTTFFNLMTGFDEPSEGSWSFDGHDLGGVAAHKVAKYGMVRTFQLTKSLNRMSVIENMRLAGTGQTGERFLPAIMPWTWAKQEDAITERADDLLARFKLDTKREDLAGTLSGGQRKLLEMARALMVEPSLVCLDEPMAGVNPALVQSLLGHVKSLRDELGMTVVFVEHDMDVVMDISDWVVVMAEGRVIAEGPPESIGKNETVIQAYLGGAEGQGEISLSDIDDEDDS
- a CDS encoding ABC transporter ATP-binding protein, yielding MSDQDTRQHAQVLSEAGTPPTPEESILFAEDLVAGYLPGVDILNGCNLHVRKGELVGIIGPNGAGKSTLIKSMFGLVEVRDGRVVLAGEEITGMSAHELVDHGVGYVPQTNNVFPSLSIEENLEMGVYLKPSLFKERFDFVVGLFPKLGTRRKQQAGSLSGGERQMVAMGRALMMDPGVLMLDEPSAGLSPANQGVVFHRVKQINDAGVTIVMVEQNAQQCLRICDRGYVLDQGRDAYTGTGDELLSDPKVIELYLGTLAKNE